The genomic interval CTCGCGGCCCGCTACGACGACCGGATCGATTCGCACGATCAACTCGTTTTCCTCGCCGTGTCGAACGCAGTTTCCGATTTCGAAGGAGTGAGGGATCAGCATGTTTCGGGTCTTGCCCAGCGACTCGCCATTAAGGAATACTTCGGCGATTGTGTCGATGCCTTCGAAGACGAGGCATAGCTGTTCTGATGGATCAATCGCAGGCGCTTTGAATGATTTGCGAAAGAACCAACGATGTCCTTCGTAGTCCAATGTCTGATACGCGCCTTCGCCCATCTCGAGCGGCGTGAGCAAACCTGCTTCGACTAGATCGTCTTCCACATTGCCGGGTACGTTCGCGGGGATTCTGATCGCAGTTCCCTTCTCGAGCTCGGCGGGGTGCTCCGGCATCGCCAGGTGTGGGCCGCCAATGAGCTCCCATTCTCCATCGAGCGAATGTCGACTCATGCGAATCCTCCTGTAGTAATGATTTTACCTTCGAACGGGGAGAGACCTAAGAGTTCAGTGTTCATATTTCATGTTATATTTGTTAAGCCGCTTTTTGCTTCCTCTATTTTATACTTGGGCGCTACTCGTAGGTTTTCTTAACGCCTTTATCACCCGGTAAGGGGGCTGTGAAAACAAGGTCATTGGGTACGCTTGTCGCCTCCATGATGCGTTTTTGGAGTTCAAGGTTCAGGGTTTCAATCACCCAGGCATAATCCGGGTCGTGGGCCAGGTTGACCATTTCCTCCGGGTCTTTCAGGCGATTGTAGAGCTCAAGGTTTTCCGGAGCTCCATCCATCCAGCGGGTGTAACGGAATTGTCGGGTGCGCAGAGTGTAGCCATTGGTGAGTTGGGTCAGTGCATTGACCCGCTGCTGATTCGATACGCCCTCCAGCACCGGGCGCTGGCTGACTCCTTTGACATAGGGGGGAGGGGGCGGCAGACCGGCCAGGTCGGTCAAGGTGCGGTAGAAGTCGATCATTTCGGCGAAAGCGTCGGTTTGTTTTCCCTTCCCCTTCATCCCAGGTGCGGAAATGATGAGGGGGACCCGGTCGGCGTTTTCAAAGAGTGTGACTTTCCGGTAATGGCCGTGTTCACCCATGTGGTAGCCATGGTCGGAACTGAAGAGGATTATGGTATTGTCTCGGATTCCGAGCTCATCGACGGCTTCCAACACGCGGCCGATCTGGGCATCGACAAAGGAGATCGCCGCGTAGTAGGCGCGGATGGCTTTGCGGGCGGTTTCCTCGGGAAGGTTTAAATCCTTCTTATGCGCCGTCACCGTTTTGCGGGCCGATTCAGGCAGGGTGTCCAGGTAACCTTCCGGAACTTTCGGAACCAGGACCTGTGACTCGTCATAGAGCTCAAAATATTTCTTCGGAGAGACATAGGGGGTGTGTGGCTTGTAAAATCCCACCGCCAGGAAAAACGGCGTCTTGTTGGTCGAGTACTGCTTCAGGAGTTCGATCGATTCGGTGGCCACCATGCCGTCTGTTTGTTCCTCGTCTTTTCCATCGGCGGCCAGCCAACTGAGGGACGAGCCAAAGGAACCGGGTTTGAGGGAAAAGATTTTATCCTCCTCATCCTTGTCGCGGCCTCTGGGATTGATCCGTGTATTCCAGGAAGCCGGGTCATCATGGCCGTCCGTGCCGATGCCCTTGGGGTTGTCATAATGATAAATTTTGCCCACCCTCGCTGCGGTATAGCCGTGGTTCATGAAATGCTGGGGCAGGGTAATCACGTCGGGCACGTAGTCACGAAACAGGCGACGGGGGACCGTTACGCCATTTTGTTCCGGATACAGTCCCGTCATGAAACTGGCCCGGGAGGGTCCGCATTGGGGAAAGTTGCAGAAGGCGTTTTTAAACAGGACCCCCTGTCTGGCCAGACGGTCGATGTGGGGTGTCTTGACCTGCGGATGGCCGTAAACGCCGAGGTCGCAGTTCAGGTCATCAGTCATGATGAAGAGGACGTTGGGCTTCTCCTGGGCCCAGCCCAGCGAGGTCAGGGCCAGCAGAGAGCCGATAAGTATTACAAACAATGAGGTAGGACGGTATTTCATTTCCAAATACGTTGGATCTCCACCAGCTTTGAAATCACTCACAAGCAGGTTTTATGCGTCGTCCGGTTTTTTGCGCTGGGGCATACTGGCAGCGGGGTTTGACGGCAGGGACTTTGACAGCCGTTTGATAATAGCGGCGCTGCCGGGTTGGTTGGCGATATTGTTGAATTCGCGCGGATCGTTGAAATGGTCAAACAAGGCTTCTGCATTGTCCGACTTGAGATAGCGATAACGTCCATCGCGCACGGCATGGTAATGCTCATTATCGGAGGTCAGGATAGCCCGATTGAGGTCCGTTTCTGACTCAATAATCGGGAGAAGGCTCTGACCGTCGTTCTCTTTGTTTGCGGGGAGTCCGGCCAGCTCAATCAGCGTGGGGTAAACATCCAACAAGCTCACTGCCGTATCGACCTCTTGCTTGTTTGCCCCGGGCTTCAAGATAAGTAAGGGCACGCGGGTGGATTCCTCCCAGAGGGTGAATTTTGAAAAATGGTCCTTTTCACCCAAGTGCCAGCCGTGGTCTGACCAGATTACGACAATCGTGTTATCCGCGAGCGGTGAAGCTTCCAAGCCTCGCAGGAGCCGACCCAGCTCAAAATCAGCGTAGGTGACGCAGGCCGCATAGCCACGACTGGGCCCCGGTTTGCCGACGTAGTCCTTATGTCGATCCCATCGATTGGCGAGAGACTCAGGGATGTTTTTCTTCCATCCGACTGGATTCGTTGCAGGCGTGATATTGACGTCCTCATAATGATCGTAAAATTCATCCGGAACAAACCAAGGCATATGCGGACGATAGATCCCGACGGCGAGAAAGAGCGGTTTATCCTGCGGAGTCTCGAGCTGATCGATGGCCCAGTTTACGACTTTGTGGTCCCCCATATCCTTGAGCGGTTTACCGGTTCCGCCCCAATTGAAATTTCCTTCACCGCGGTTGGGCTTGATATCTGGCATGCTCGGCACCGGCAGTTGCTCCTCGAAGGACGGAAAAAAATCTTTCCAGCCCCGGGGCGATATAAGTCCTTTGCGATTGAAATCACTACCCTGATTGGCGTGATAGATTTTTCCTCCTCCCAGCGTCGTGTAGCCATGTTGTTGAAAATACTCTGGGAGCAGAAGGATGTCATCGAATCGTTCATTAGCCAGCCAGTCATGTCCGTTGGCGTAAACACCGGTCGACGCGGGATGGAGTCCCGACATGATTGAAGTGCGAGACGGGTTGCATGACGGGGCATTGCAATGAGCATTGGTGAACAGAATACCCCGATCTGCCAGCGCGTCGAAGTTCGGGGTATCCACCTCGAACGGCGCACCGTCCAACTGGGTGGGCCCCCAATCATTAAAATCATCAATGGCGACGAAGAGGATGTTTGGATTCGACAGGCTCACCACAGGTGGCTGGCCTGCGGCCGAAAGGCTGAAGGCTAAAGGATGAAGGAGTAGTAAGAAGCTTAATGCGGAAAGGAAGAATGTGGCCTTCATGAATTTTTGAATGGGTTATCTTGAGAAATCGAAATCTGCCAGGTGGGAAACCATCGGTTTTATGAAGTGATTTTGATCATAGCATAGATTTGCAGAGACGTGCGACAGTTTCTTTGCCAAATGCGACAATGACAAGGTCTGTCCATCTGAATGGATGTGCTGGTCCATCCTGCTCCTTCACTCAGAATGAGAATGATCCCTAATGTTTCAAACGCCATTGATAGAGTGGTAAATATTGCCCGGCAAATAAGTGCAAGTAAATGCAAACAAGTGAAACGTCCGAGGTAAATCCTGTTTAGAATTTGGGTCCGAGCGCGGAAGTGCATTGCCTATGGCGAACGGTTCGTAAGATCAATAAAGTATGAATGCCTGAACCGAATCATTCCCCTGGGCGAAAGACATCTCGAGTTGACCATCAACCATTACTTCCAACACTACAACGGGGAAAGAAATCACCAAGGAATAGAAAATAAGCTGATAAAACCAGAGATTTTGAGTCGGGAAGGGGACCTTACCTCTAGAAGCGCCTAGGTGGCATGTTAACGTACTGTTATCGCCAAGCCGCTTGAATCCAATTATTCGTGAGTGTAGGCTGATTTTTTTGGCAGTACAGGCTAAAAGGTTCATTGCCCGAGTTTTTGACTCTTCGATTCAAAGTGGTCCTGGTGGTGCTTAAATAGCAGGTTGACACGACTTCTGTCATACATAATGTCATACAAATGGTTTCTTTGCGATTAGATACAAAACTGGAACAGGAACTCGAAAGGACTGCAGCCTCTCTGGGTGTATCTAAATCTGAGTTCATACGGAAAGTTTTGGTCGAAAAACTAAAGGAAGAAAGAAATCTCCGGACACCTTGGGAGATGGGGAAAAGTGTTTTTGGGAAGTTTGGTAGTGGCTCTAGTAACCGGTCTACCGATAGAAAAAAAATCCTGAAAAATAAGCTAAGTGCGAAAAAGAGCCGTCATTGATTCCGGGCCATTAATTGCTCTGTTCGACAGAGATGATGCTCATCATGAGAAAACTCTGGAGTTTCTGGGTAAATTCAACGGGACACTCTATTCTACAATAGCGGTGATCACGGAAGTATCCCACTTGTTAGATTTCAACGCCCAGGTGCAGTGGGACTTTTTAGATTGGGTAGCCGATGGTGGCATACATCTAATCGATCTGGATAAAGATGATATTAGGCAAATTGGTTTGCTCGCTAAAAAATACTCCGATGTTCCCATGGATTTTGCGGATGCTTCCCTTGTCGTTGTTGCTGAAAAGTTAAAACTCAACTACGTTGTTAGTATAGACAGCGATTTCCTTATCTACCGGACTTCCAAAAACAAATACCTGGAGAACTTGATCGATCTTCATCACTGAGGTCATAAGCCTGCATTTTTCAAAAAAGTTTTCATCGATTGGACCACACGTTCAGGACGTTGGAGGTGGAGCCAGTGGTAGGTGTCGTCATAATACTCCATTACGTGTAGGGCCAAAAAAATCAGCCCAATTACTTACGTTGAACGTGTAAGAGTTAGAACCATGGTAGGCCTACCGTGAATCCCAATTTCATTTGAAGGTAAACCTCGTTGCGGTCTGGGTAAACCGACATCCACAGACAGTCATTGAGTACCTTACAGAGGAAAGACAGATCTTAATCGAGCAGTTGGGTGGTAAGCCGAAGGCATATCAGTGGACGGCCGCGAGAGATTTATTGGGCATGTTCAACGTCAATACGCCGGTGAAAAGCGAACTCAAATCAAGTTAAACGTTACCGGCCAAACAACCGTTCATGACAAAAAGAGCGAAAAATCATGTTCCTCGATTTGCCAATTTACTTTCATTTAGATGCAGGGAAACCCGAGAAACCTCACGCCTTCTCATTCCTACCGGTTAGGGCTTTTGATATAGTACCCAGTCTCTTATCATGAGTCCAAAGTGGAGTATCGCTTACAATGGAGGAACAAAGAATATGCGCATCTGCATAACCAATGCCTTTTCCATGCAATTTATGCTTCTCTATGAAAAACAGTACTTCTTCATGCGAACATTCTATTATTTTTGGCAAATTATCCAACAGGGATAAAAATTGCTTTCTCTTCGCAATGTTTCCAACGTGCAATTCCCCGACAACCAAAGGATGCGTGGCGACTTCAGCGTCACTTAGTATATCTTCTAGTAATTGGTTCCCCTGACGTAGGAAATCGATCCAAACTGATGTATCTACCAATACCATTATCGCCTAGGAATAGATTTTATCTTTGGCGAACTTCCCCCAAGCTTAGCTAAGCGCATCGAACTCTCTTTTTCGATTAATGTCCGCAGCCCCTCGTGTAACAACCGAGTCTTTTCTTTTATTCCTGTTAATTTCGATGCTTTTTCGAATATGGCATCATCTATGTTTAATGTTGTTCTCATGCATAACAATATGCATATAATGTATGTATTCTCAAGAAAATAATTCTGTAGGGCCAAAAAAATCAACTCAACTAATTAGCAGGTTGAACGTGTAAGGGTTAGAACCATGGTAGGCCTCACGTAAATCTTCCGTTTCATTTTATGGTAAACATCGTTGTGGGCTGGGTAAATCTACATCAACAGGCAGTCATTGATTACCTTATAGAGGAAAGATAGATCTTAATCGAGCAGCTGGGTGGTAGGCCGAAGGCTCATCAGGACACCAGGCTGAAACATTCTCGATTTGCCAATTTACCTTCATTTAAGTGCAATCAGATGAACGGATCTTCACCAAAGTTTAAGGACAGTGATAGAATGGATCTCAAGGGTCTTTAACAAACACCCGCGGATTTGAGTCTGGAGGGGGAGGTAAAATGCAAAAAACGACTCGTTGGACTGTTGCATTACTATTTTAAGGAAGCTGCCTAAAACCAAACACTTATCGATTTTGGCTGATTTTTTTGGCAGTACACGATTATTTTAGGAGTTCAGGAGTATTCAAGCTTTTGGAAATGCTTGTGACCTATTCCGTGAATTAGTGTTGACTTGCTAGATGTAAGATGTGGTCTTACTTTGATGAAAACGATTGTATCCAGTAAGGGTCAAGTTGTGTTGCCGATTGAGATTCGAGAGCGTGACCACATTGTCGCGGGACAGAAATTTGATATTGAACGGCTGGACGCTGGCGAATACTTGCTGAAACGCCGGGAGTACGGAAACAATGAGGGTCTGGTGGACTGGTTACTGGATTGTCCTGAGAACAACTGGTTTGAACCCATTGAATCTGAATCCACTGACACATTTTGAAATACCTGGTTGATGCTAATGTTCTCAGCGAACCGACTAAGCCCAGTCCGTCTTCTCACGTCATCGATTGGCTTCGCAAAAACGAACGGGACTTGGCCGTAAATCCAATCATTCTGGGCGAACTGGAATCCGGCATCCTACTGCTCCCTGTCGGACGACGTCGCAAGCGTTTGGAAGAATGGTTCTCTGCAGGTGTTCAGAGGCTCCGCATCCTGGATTTTGATGCCTCAACTGCCTCCCATTGGGCGCGGCTTCTGGCGCGCCTCAAAAAGGAAGGCTTTGTCATGCCGGTAAAGGACAGCATAATTGCTGCTACGGCCGCTGCTCATGGCCTATCGGTGGTAACCCGCAACACGGATGATTTCAGCAATGCCGGAATAAAACTAGTAAACCCTTTTATATCCTAGCGGCTCGTTGGAAAAAAGGAAATGGGAACAAAAAGCTAGATGGAAAAGTAGCCGGTAAGGATTGGGAATTCGTCATTGCTTTTGCGGGAGGATGTAACTGGTTTTTATAAACAGGGTACAGGTTGTTAATTTACAGAATCATTTGCGTGGACTCAAAAGGAAATTGGAGTAACTAAGCCATAGGATCATTCAAATTTGAAATAGTTTTTCACTCCTGAACTCCAAGCAACAACGACACAAAATATTGCCCTCCTCGATTTGCCAATTATTTGCCAATTTTCCTGCATTTAGGTGCATCAGTCTGCATTTATCTGCATCCCGCTAAACTCTCAGCCAGATTCTTGACCTGTAACCCAAAAACAGTACTGTATGAACAATGGCAACATGCTCTCCAGTCAAAGACATCGATCAAGATTTCGCACGTAAACGGGCTCTTTCCCGCCGTGATGATGCTAGAACTCTGTCCACGGGTAAGGCGACTCCTGCCGAACTCCAACGCCGTAACTCCATTCTTCCCGAGGATTTTTGGGAAAAGTCTGAAATTGATTGGGACGCCCTCGCCGTTGGAAAAAAACCGCACAGTTAAGGATTACTTCGATTTGCTAATTGGAGACACTGGGCTGATTTTGGTCGGCGGTCAGGCCGTAAATCTCTGGGCAGAGAAATACCAGACGCAGGATGCCAACATTTTGGCATTTCAACCTTTCACCAGCAGAGATGCTGATTTCTACCGTAGATTGCCCAAACTTCATCTCCCTGGAAACTGGGAGAGTTTACCAAATCCAAGTAAAGGACGAATGCGCCTCGTGTCCCATGTTCTCACGGGACCGGAAGGCCAAACCGCCGAAATCATTCGCAGTGTAAACGGACTGAAACCAAAGGACATTGAGAACGGAGCTATTTCAATTCACTATGCGGGCAAGCCCATGTGGTTTCTTTGCCCGGTTGCCTTGTTCCAGGCCAAGTTGGCAAATGTCAACTCGCTTACCCAGGAAGAACGACAGGATATTCGGCATCTCAAATTACTCGTACCAGTCACGCGTTGCTTCTTTAAAGAGGTTCTTGAGAGCTACCAAAAAACCGAACGGCCGATCGCTCTCCTGAGGTGGCTTCGTCAGCACGTTGAGAATCTGCGGCTTGCCGTGAGCCAAGGGCATATCCCTCAGCTTGAATGGAGCGATTGCTTGCCAATTGAGCATATGGCAACCCACTCAAATCAATCAGTTGTCAATTTTCAAAAGCGCTTGAAGGTAACTCCACCTTTATCAGATTTGGGTTAGGGCCTTCCGGTATTCATTTTCCTTTTGAGCCGAGAAGTAGGGGTAGGGAACAATCTTTCTTTTCTGTTAGGGATAAGAAGCTTAATCAGAGAAATTCTTGTTGCAAAAGTGCAAAGATGAGAATCAACCGAGAGCCAAAAGCGCGAGCATTCATAATTTTTTGACCCAAATTCATTCAAAAAAAGTGAAATATAACGTAGCTAGATTTGCCAATAATTTGCCAATTATCCCGCATTTTGGTGCATCAGTCTGCATTTATCTGCATCCCGCTAAATTCTTAACGTGCTGATAAATAACGATAAGTGAAAATGAATGCAGATAGATGCAAATAGGTGAACTATCTTTACCGGTTCGACTCCCGCCACCTCCACCATGCTTCGCTCTGCGAGCTACGCATGGCGCAGCCATGGGGAGCGACACAGATGGAAGCATGCCTCGCCGTAGTTTTTAAATGAAGGCGGGCTCCACACCCTCCTTCAAATCTCCAAATTTCAAGCAATGTAGGGAGGAAGCGTAATCTCCTGAAAGCAGTACCGATGGCAGGAAATTGGCAGAAATCATTAACTTCTCCTCTGATAGCCCCCCACATTTGGGAGCCTAGCTGGCGGGATCATAGACCGTTCAGGGGCCGTTTCAACAATGACACAAGTCCCTGCATTGAGGGTAGGGGATTCGCCCTTGTACAGGACTTTTTATGATTGGATGGCTGGAAGGATCGTCTGGTCTTGGTGTATCAGGGCGCTATTACACCGAACGTCTCGACAGAGATCTCACGTAATCATTTATATCGAAATACCAAAATTTCGCCTATCGTTTAACACCCTCAGGCTTCGCTAAAGCTACTCCCGACTAGCGCAGCACCTAGCCCTCCTCACTTCTCATCTAAAGCTGTGGATACAGTTTTTAATAATCTTGGTAAAACGAGAAATTATGCTACTTTAATATCATGAATAAAGGATTGTCAGGAGTTATTAATAGAAATCCCGATATTGTTGGTGGGTTGTTGGTATTTTCTGATACCCGTGTCCTTGTTAAGAGCTTGTTTGATGCGCTGGAAGCAGGTGATACCATCGATGACTTTCTTGAGGGATTCCCTACCGTTAAGCGAGAGCAGGTTATTGCGGTGCTCGAGCAGTCCAAAAAAGATATATTGGCAATAGCATAATGCGGATATTGCTTGATGAAAACCTTGATTGGAGGTTATGCAGGGAACTGAGCGGGAATGAGGTTACCTCAGTCTCTAAAACAGATTTGGCTGGATTGAATAATGGAGCATTATTAGCCAAAGCTGAAGAAGGATTTGATGTGTTTGTGACCATAGA from Verrucomicrobiota bacterium carries:
- a CDS encoding sulfatase gives rise to the protein MSDFKAGGDPTYLEMKYRPTSLFVILIGSLLALTSLGWAQEKPNVLFIMTDDLNCDLGVYGHPQVKTPHIDRLARQGVLFKNAFCNFPQCGPSRASFMTGLYPEQNGVTVPRRLFRDYVPDVITLPQHFMNHGYTAARVGKIYHYDNPKGIGTDGHDDPASWNTRINPRGRDKDEEDKIFSLKPGSFGSSLSWLAADGKDEEQTDGMVATESIELLKQYSTNKTPFFLAVGFYKPHTPYVSPKKYFELYDESQVLVPKVPEGYLDTLPESARKTVTAHKKDLNLPEETARKAIRAYYAAISFVDAQIGRVLEAVDELGIRDNTIILFSSDHGYHMGEHGHYRKVTLFENADRVPLIISAPGMKGKGKQTDAFAEMIDFYRTLTDLAGLPPPPPYVKGVSQRPVLEGVSNQQRVNALTQLTNGYTLRTRQFRYTRWMDGAPENLELYNRLKDPEEMVNLAHDPDYAWVIETLNLELQKRIMEATSVPNDLVFTAPLPGDKGVKKTYE
- a CDS encoding sulfatase, with the translated sequence MKATFFLSALSFLLLLHPLAFSLSAAGQPPVVSLSNPNILFVAIDDFNDWGPTQLDGAPFEVDTPNFDALADRGILFTNAHCNAPSCNPSRTSIMSGLHPASTGVYANGHDWLANERFDDILLLPEYFQQHGYTTLGGGKIYHANQGSDFNRKGLISPRGWKDFFPSFEEQLPVPSMPDIKPNRGEGNFNWGGTGKPLKDMGDHKVVNWAIDQLETPQDKPLFLAVGIYRPHMPWFVPDEFYDHYEDVNITPATNPVGWKKNIPESLANRWDRHKDYVGKPGPSRGYAACVTYADFELGRLLRGLEASPLADNTIVVIWSDHGWHLGEKDHFSKFTLWEESTRVPLLILKPGANKQEVDTAVSLLDVYPTLIELAGLPANKENDGQSLLPIIESETDLNRAILTSDNEHYHAVRDGRYRYLKSDNAEALFDHFNDPREFNNIANQPGSAAIIKRLSKSLPSNPAASMPQRKKPDDA
- a CDS encoding PIN domain-containing protein, coding for MRKRAVIDSGPLIALFDRDDAHHEKTLEFLGKFNGTLYSTIAVITEVSHLLDFNAQVQWDFLDWVADGGIHLIDLDKDDIRQIGLLAKKYSDVPMDFADASLVVVAEKLKLNYVVSIDSDFLIYRTSKNKYLENLIDLHH
- a CDS encoding PIN domain-containing protein, with amino-acid sequence MVLVDTSVWIDFLRQGNQLLEDILSDAEVATHPLVVGELHVGNIAKRKQFLSLLDNLPKIIECSHEEVLFFIEKHKLHGKGIGYADAHILCSSIVSDTPLWTHDKRLGTISKALTGRNEKA
- a CDS encoding type II toxin-antitoxin system VapB family antitoxin, encoding MRTTLNIDDAIFEKASKLTGIKEKTRLLHEGLRTLIEKESSMRLAKLGGSSPKIKSIPRR
- a CDS encoding AbrB/MazE/SpoVT family DNA-binding domain-containing protein; translation: MKTIVSSKGQVVLPIEIRERDHIVAGQKFDIERLDAGEYLLKRREYGNNEGLVDWLLDCPENNWFEPIESESTDTF
- a CDS encoding PIN domain-containing protein, which codes for MKYLVDANVLSEPTKPSPSSHVIDWLRKNERDLAVNPIILGELESGILLLPVGRRRKRLEEWFSAGVQRLRILDFDASTASHWARLLARLKKEGFVMPVKDSIIAATAAAHGLSVVTRNTDDFSNAGIKLVNPFIS
- a CDS encoding DUF433 domain-containing protein → MNKGLSGVINRNPDIVGGLLVFSDTRVLVKSLFDALEAGDTIDDFLEGFPTVKREQVIAVLEQSKKDILAIA